CGCCGTATATCTTTCTGCCCGGCGTCAAGGCGCGCGAACCCAACGAATATCTGACCGACCGGCTCAATTTCGAAGCGGTCGATTTTATCCGCCGCCATAAAGACGAACCATTTTTCCTGTACCTCTCGCACTACGCACCGCACACGAATCTGGCGGCGAAGCCGGACGTGGTTGCCAAGTATGAGCGCAAGCCCGGCGCCGGCGAGAAGGGCAAAAATCCGGTGCTCGCGGCGATGATCGAGAGCATTGACGATGGCGTGGGAGATATCCTCCATACGCTCAAAAAACTTGGCCTGGATGACAACACCTTAATAATGTTCACCTCCGATAACGGCGGCGAGACCACCGTTACGACCAACGCGCCGCTACGGGCAGGCAAGTCGTGGCTTTACGAGGGCGGCATCCGCGTCCCGCCGGTGATGCGTTATCCCGCCGGCATTCATGCGGCAACGGTCAGCCACGTGCCGGTAGTTACGCACGATCATTATGTGACCTTGCTGGAACTGGCAGATGTGCACCGACACGACCGGCAGCCTTTCGATGGCGTCAGCCTGACGCCGCTATTCGCTGGGCGCGACCAACTCAAACGCGACACGCTCTACTGGCACTACCCGCTCGCCGAACCGCACTTCCTCGGCGGCCGCTCCGCCGCCGCCATGCGCCACAAAGACTGGAAGCTGATCGAGTTCCTCGACACCGGCGAGATAGAGCTTTACAACCTCGCCGAAGATGTTGGCGAATCGAAAAACCTCGCACGAGCGATGCCGGCCAAAGTAACGGCGTTGCGCGATATGATGACGGACTGGCGCGAATGGATCGGCGCCAGCATGGAGCCGATGCGTCCGCTGGCAAAGACGAATGCGGAGCACGCGTGATGTTTTGCACCAAGACGTTGTCGCGCATATTGGAATCGCGCGCTTCGCGTAAAGAATCGTGGCAGTGATCTGATGCCGTGCGAATAGTGGTTGGGAGCAGGATAAAAAGTTATGGGAAATTTCAACGCTTTCATATCACGGGCGAAAGGTGTCGCTAAAATAGCGTCATATATGGCTACTGAAACCGCGACAACGTTTAAAGATCATGTTGAGGAAAATAAAGGCGAGTGGTTAAAAATGGTAAATGGCGTCACCCGGAGCGCAGCTAGCGCTACACAGGAATACGCGAGAGCAGGTTCAAGATCGGTAGCTGACGGTGCCCGAAATCTG
The sequence above is drawn from the Gammaproteobacteria bacterium genome and encodes:
- a CDS encoding sulfatase — translated: MKRRQAIKTFLSAALLSPLASRLTFGAARKGVARQPNIILILADDLGYGALGSYGNRFNETPNLDRLAREGLRFTDAYASATVCSPTRAALMTGQHPARSGITNYLEEDDVKFLSPSYITLNERMKLASYATGLVGKWHLTGDYHKRLGAPQAHHWDEVILAETEHIALGDYFAPYIFLPGVKAREPNEYLTDRLNFEAVDFIRRHKDEPFFLYLSHYAPHTNLAAKPDVVAKYERKPGAGEKGKNPVLAAMIESIDDGVGDILHTLKKLGLDDNTLIMFTSDNGGETTVTTNAPLRAGKSWLYEGGIRVPPVMRYPAGIHAATVSHVPVVTHDHYVTLLELADVHRHDRQPFDGVSLTPLFAGRDQLKRDTLYWHYPLAEPHFLGGRSAAAMRHKDWKLIEFLDTGEIELYNLAEDVGESKNLARAMPAKVTALRDMMTDWREWIGASMEPMRPLAKTNAEHA